The Catenuloplanes niger genome includes a window with the following:
- the metK gene encoding methionine adenosyltransferase, with translation MARRLFTSESVTEGHPDKIADQISDGILDALLAQDPASRVAVETLITTGQVHVAGEVTTKAYADIPTIVRDTILKIGYDSSKKGFDGASCGVSISIGAQSPDIAQGVDTAIEAREGESDHLLDSQGAGDQGMMFGFACSETPELMPLPIALAHRLARRLSQVRKDGTVPYLRPDGKTQVTIEYDGLRPVRLDTIVVSTQHASDISLESLLTPDIREHVIAPELEGLGIDTEGYRLLVNPTGRFEIGGPMGDAGLTGRKIIVDTYGGYSRHGGGAFSGKDPSKVDRSAAYATRWVAKNVVAAGLAERCEVQVAYAIGKAHPVSLFVETFGTENVPVERIEKAISEVFDLRPAAIIRDLDLKRPIYQQTAAYGHFGRELPELRWESTDRAADLKSAAGA, from the coding sequence GTGGCACGCCGTCTGTTCACCTCCGAATCGGTCACGGAGGGCCACCCAGACAAGATCGCTGACCAGATCAGCGACGGCATTCTGGACGCGCTGCTCGCGCAGGACCCGGCCTCCCGGGTCGCCGTGGAGACGCTCATCACCACCGGTCAGGTGCACGTCGCCGGCGAGGTGACCACGAAGGCGTACGCCGACATTCCGACGATCGTCCGCGACACGATCCTGAAGATCGGCTACGACTCCTCCAAGAAGGGCTTCGACGGCGCGTCCTGCGGCGTCAGCATCTCGATCGGCGCGCAGTCCCCCGACATCGCGCAGGGCGTCGACACCGCGATCGAGGCCCGCGAGGGCGAGTCCGACCACCTGCTCGACTCGCAGGGCGCCGGCGACCAGGGCATGATGTTCGGCTTCGCCTGCTCGGAGACGCCCGAGCTGATGCCGCTGCCGATCGCGCTGGCGCACCGGCTGGCCCGCCGCCTGTCCCAGGTCCGCAAGGACGGCACCGTGCCGTACCTGCGGCCGGACGGCAAGACCCAGGTCACCATCGAGTACGACGGGCTCCGCCCGGTCCGCCTCGACACGATCGTGGTCTCCACCCAGCACGCCTCGGACATCTCGCTCGAGTCGCTGCTCACGCCGGACATCCGCGAGCACGTGATCGCGCCGGAGCTGGAGGGCCTCGGCATCGACACCGAGGGCTACCGCCTGCTGGTCAACCCGACCGGCCGCTTCGAGATCGGCGGCCCGATGGGCGACGCCGGCCTCACCGGCCGCAAGATCATCGTCGACACGTACGGCGGCTACTCCCGCCACGGCGGCGGTGCGTTCTCCGGCAAGGACCCGTCGAAGGTCGACCGCTCCGCCGCGTACGCGACGCGCTGGGTCGCCAAGAACGTCGTGGCGGCCGGCCTGGCCGAGCGCTGCGAGGTCCAGGTGGCGTACGCGATCGGCAAGGCGCACCCGGTCAGCCTGTTCGTCGAGACGTTCGGCACCGAGAACGTGCCGGTCGAGCGGATCGAGAAGGCGATCTCCGAGGTCTTCGACCTCCGCCCGGCCGCGATCATCCGCGACCTCGACCTGAAGCGCCCGATCTACCAGCAGACCGCCGCCTACGGCCACTTCGGCCGTGAGCTCCCCGAGCTGCGCTGGGAGTCCACCGACCGCGCCGCCGACCTGAAGTCGGCCGCGGGCGCCTGA